In the Urocitellus parryii isolate mUroPar1 chromosome 1, mUroPar1.hap1, whole genome shotgun sequence genome, tgaGGTGTTCTCCTAACTTGTGTGTGTGAAATGCTGAGGGGAAGAGAGACTAATAGATAAACCCACTCCAGAGCACCCCACCCCACAAACAGGAAGGGAGCACCTCAGAAAAGGGCTGTTCCTCTCAGAGGTTGTGTCTATCTCACTTACCACTATCTCACTTACCAATCCTGGTTGAATGCAGGGAGGTGGATGATCCAGGAATTGCCTCAATTTGCCACTTCTTTTGAGAGACGTAGACCTATGTCAGGGCAGGTACACCGACTGTGCCCAGGAAGCTGAAGGCACAGTGGGGGGTGCTCTGCTTGGGGTTTTTGCACTTCCCACTTCGGAGCCTCTAACCCACAGATCCCACACCAGCAAATGCCTCACTTGCCTCCCAGTTCTGCAGAAGACCCCTCTGGCTTCCTTCCCTAGAAGCCCCGCCCCTTTGGCCTCACCCCAGCCACTCCAGGAAGGCAGATTACCAGAGACTGGAGGCCGGTCACTACTTTCCTGCCTTCCTCTAACTGCCCCTCCTGGGTCAGGCCAGTTCAGACTGCAGTGGAGAACCTCAGGGGAAAGATGGCAGGCCCGCCCGGGTCTCCCCGTATCTTCTCATCCATCCCAGATGGGAAGGGCTGGGCAGTGATGGAAAGCAGGCACAGATGGGGCTATTGGGGCCCCAGTTCAACCTTTCAATGGAAGCGGAGGTTTGGAACTCCAGTAAAGGGGCCGTCGTGAGGACAAAGACAACGGGAGCCCATAGtctaaaaacataatttaatgcATCGCAGTGGGTCTGAGTAGGAAGTGAGTGCGGTGTGGAAAGGTGAATTTTCCTTTGCTGAAATTCTGCTGTGGGTGGGTTTTTGGCAGATGGACAGGAAAATCTGCACGAGTATTTCGGGTCACAAAGAAGGAGGCCCCAGGGAGCCAGTGCTCACTTTGGCCAATCTCCCTGGCCTGGGCCTAGAGCCCTTGGCCTGGGGGCactggaaggaggaagagggggtcTGAAAGAGGGCAGGCTCTGGCGCGGCCTGTCCAGTCCAATCAGATTTGCAAAGTCTGAGCGCAACTGCCGCGAGGGCTCGGGTTCACGTTCAGCTCGCCACTTGGGcgtccccctctccctccccggGTTGGGCACAGGAACCAGGGGCACCGCCTGCAGCATGGTGGTAAGTTGCAGCCACACTGAGACTGGGAGCGGGGCAAGGAGGACAGCAGGGGTGTGTCTTTTCCAACGGAGATGTCAGGAAGTGTCATGAAGCGAAAAGTGGCCCTCACCAAAGAGCCGCGCGCCCGGGTGGAGACAGGGCGGCTTGAAGCTACCCCACCTCGCGCCCTCTGCGCCCCTAATCCGGGTACAGAAGAAAGCCCGAGAACGTGCTGTACTTGTTGTTATTGCCTCCGTGCGCCTTCCCGCCGTCCAGCTTCACGTACACCTCGTCCCCTGAATCGAGGTGCAGCACCACACTGTTACTGGCATAGTCGTAGTTCTGATCCGCGTCCTGCGCAATGGCGCTGGCCCGAACCTGAAGGAAAACCGTGGGAGCGATGAACCCCAGCACCTCTTCCTAAGCCCTTGCCCCGCCCCCACCGTGCGCGCCCCCTGCCAGGCCTTGTGCGTCGCCAGTCCCACCCCAGCTCCCCGCTCTCTCCAATTTAGCGACTCCTGCCGGgtcctctcctcccttccatcCCCGACCCCGACCCCCGCAGCTGGCAAGTCCTGGAAGGAGGGCAAGTGGGGACTTCGTAAACACTGACCCGGTGTGAAAGGGTGGGAACCAAGGGCTAGGGACAAGAGGAAAGGAAGCTGGAGGGCAAGAGGCGGTTTACGTGCAACCTGGGAgctaaagaaaacagttttccgAAGAGCCGGTGCGGCTGCAGGCTGGGACGCAAGTATCTGGGAAAATGCAGACTGGGTACTAGGGTCTCCGCGCTCCAGGCCCAACCTCTAGCGCTACGTTGGCGTAATTGCTGCCCAAAAATGTTGGGGAAAGGGACGCAGTGGCCCAGCAGCGCACTCCTTCCCAGGGCTTACTCCAGCGCTCGCAAATAGGGAGAAAGGGACTGGTTTCCTGGGCGGTTCGGGACACGGGCGAGGGTCTGTGTGGGGCCCAACACGGGTGGCAATTACTGACCTGCCCGTTCTTGCAGAGGTCCGCCCACATGCTGGTGCCGTCGCCGCCTCGCATGAGGATGTGGTAGGTGAAGAAGTAGATGCCGCGAACCTGGCAGCTGAACTTGCCTGTGGTGGGGTCGTAGTGATTGCCGAGATTGGTGACCACGTCGTCGAACTTGAGCACCTCGTAACCCTCATGGGGGCTCTTGAGTCCCACGTAGAAGGCGATCTTGGGACCGCTGAAGGCGGCGCTCAGCGCGCTGGTCACTTCTCCCTCCGAGTCGCCGCCGCCCCCGGCTCCGCCGCCCACCACTCCGACGCCGCCGGCCGCTCCGGTTGTCAGCTGCAGCCCGGGCAGCCCTGGTCGTCCGGAGTCGCCCTTCTCCCCCGGGGGACCCCTGGGTCCCGGTGGACCCGGCTCTCCAGGGGGACCCCGCGGCCCTGGCTTGCCGGGTCGCCCCGGGTCACCCTTGGGTCCCTGGATAAAGGGAGGTGGAGGGTTGGCGCTGAGGTCCTGCATGACTTCCAGGGCGGCGGTGCTGGGTCCCGGCGGCGGCGCCTTGGCGCCCGCGGGTCCCCCGCCGGGTGCGGCGGTGTATGGGTCGCAGATCATGCGGCAGGTGCCCATCATCTCGTAGTGCGCTGCTCCGGGGGGCGCCGCCTGCAGCAGCAGCGGCACGGCGATGAGCAGCCCCAGCGCCATGGCCAAGAGTACGCCGACGGCCGCCAGGCAGGCGCGCCGCCGCCGCTGCCACAGCCGGGAGGCAACCGCCACCAGCTCCTCCTTGCCTCCCGGGGAGGTAATGGTGGGGCGGCGCGGGTGGCCCCGCTCCCCGAGCTCGGGGGCCAACTCCGCGGGTCCGGGCCGCGCCCCCGACGTGGCGACCCCCTGCACCGGCCACCCAACTACTTCAGGAAGAGGTGCCCCGGCCTGGGCTCCCGTGCCCACCGTACTGGGGCTGCTCAGGAGACCCACGGAGCCCGGCGCGCATGGCGGGGGGCGCACATAAAGAGCCCGGCGCCCCACGGGTCCGGGCGGCAGAGGCCGGGGAGTGCTGGATCCGCGAGTGGCGTCCGGCGACGAATCCGCGGCGCTTCTTCTTGCGGGGTTAGGCTGGGCTGGGCTCCGCACGCGGTGAGGGCGCCCCGGCTCCGCGGCGCGCTCTGCTCTGCTCTCCCGCTGCTCGCTGGCTCCCGCGCGGAGGGGGGACCCAGCTACCCTGACGTAAGGAGTCCGGGGCTGAGCGGCGGAGGCGGCGAGGCAGCGCGCGCTGCCATCACTCGGGAGACGGCGCCCTCATGTCATCAGCCTCCAGTCCTCCTCCTATCCCGTGGCGTCCTCGGTAGAAGCGGCAAAGGCTGGGTTCCTCCTGGCGGCGCCCGGGAGCCACAAGTGGGCGCAACGGGCGCAGCCCCCAGCTGGGGCGCCACAGACACACCCACCTGCGGCCACACTCACGCGCCTCCCACCGACCAGGGAGCACAAACACCCACTCGCGCTGTCGCGGGGCGCACACAGGCACCCCCACAAGGCCGCGCAGTCACTCAGAATCCCAGAGCCTATAAAATCCTTTGGAGGTGGGGGTCACCTAATCCAGCGCCCTGCCAAAACAGGATCAGACCTCCATCGGAAAAGTCCTGGCCCCCGGACCCTGCAGGAAAGGGCCGTCTGAAAGCCCCTGGAGTTACTTTAGAACTGAATGAATCTTGTCCCTGGACAGTCTTTCCGACTGAAGACTCCCAACTTCAAGCAGGCCTCACCAATTCTCCAAAGGATACTTTGCAAAGCTCAAAGCCCCCAGTACAGAAATCTGTTAGCTTCATACCTTATCTTCCATCGAAAGTGTCTGGCATTTATCCTGTGTATAAAGTTCACTTGCAAATGCAAATATTTGACACCAGCACTTGGTGATGATATAGCATTCAAGTTTGGTGCCCTCAGTTCCTACTGGGAGCCTTGCCACCAGCCCTGCCTATCTCCTGGGTAGATAGATACCTGGACAAGTTCCCTCGAATATTCCTAGCTTCCTCCTCCTGTGGTGGTGgtattggggtgggggggggtaattatttaaaaaaatactcccaAACTATTTTCAGCCAAACTTTTGAATAAACTGTGGCTCCAAATTAGAGCAGAATTATTCCTCTCCAATGCAGCTATGAGGATGATGGAAGAAATGGAGACCTTCCCTGGGTTGGAAAGACCTCCGGAGGGGAAATgaaaggcctggggctggggcgctcctcagtggtagagtgcttgcctggcatgccctaggccctgggttcaccccccagcaccagaaaaggaggaagggaggaaggaaggaagggaaggagagggaaggagaggagagggaggaaaggaaaaaagaaagggaaagccCCGCTTCTGGTTCTGCTTGTGCCCTGaggagctgtgtgactttggcagGTCATTCTCTTCTCTGAGACTCTATTTTCCTAAAAGCTGGGCTCTTACTACAGCACCCCCTGACAGGAGGGAAGCCCCAGGCCTAGGAGGGGCACCCAAGGGCTGTTGAGTCTCTGGAGCATGAACCTCTCCGGAACAACCATTCGGTGCACTCTCCTGGGGCTATTGctttaaaaagaactttcatTAATTTGTCACTGTGCTCTTGTGGATTAGTTGATCCATTTCTGTCACTCCAGGTcatcccccccccacctccactTCACATGGCTACAGTCTCTATCTTAATTCCCAGGAAACAGCGAAAGGTCCCACAGTGGGTAAGCCTTCCTTCAGTAAATGCTCATGGAAAGAATGACTGAGCCTCACCTGAAGCCGAGTTGAcctaggagggagggagggagaagaaatccATATTTTGGGGGCACCTGCTATGAGTCAGGCACTTTGCATGGgctttttcatttattcctctcAGTAGTGCTGTGGATTAATGATCATTTTCACAccatacagatgagaaaaccaaggctctGACAACGTATAAGGTGCTTTCCCTGTGTGCTCCACCCATATGGAAGACTTAGAATATTCTTCCACCAAAACTAAGGGCTCTCAGAACCTAGCACCAAGTGGCTCTTGGCCATATTTTTCACTGGATTCCTGAGTCTGGtttggtttggggggttttttgttttgttttctgtaccagggattgaacccaggagcacttcaccactgagccatctccccacccctttttatattttatattgagacagagtctcgctgagttgcttagggccttgctaaattgctgaggctggttttgaattcacagtcctcctgcctcagcctcctgagctgagccACTGGGCTGGCTTCCTGATTCTCAGAGTTCCCCAACCACCACGCCTAGGAAGGATAATTTCAGGAACCACACTGCCCAGTTCTAAGCCTGGCTCTGTAAATCGGGTCTAAGTGGCCTTGAGCAAATGGCTCCACCCCTCTGAGCCTGTCTTCATGCAAATAGAATGGGAGTAAGAAAAGTATCTACTTCAGAATCTctgagaggattaaatgagctaattaACATAAAGGGCTTAGAACAATAGCTGGCTCAGAGGAaggttagctattattattaactCGTGTTGCTTTAGACCTTCACTGTCAGGCTAATGATCACTAAAATGAGACAGGTGGACAGTAAGCAGAGTGGCGTAAAGGGGTTCATGgtgaaaagaagagagaggcGTGAAGATCATTCACATGTTCTAAAGCAGAGAAAGCTCTCCTGTCCCTCCCTCGTCCCCCCAGACTGCGTTGCTTCACTCTATCAGTACACCTCAGGGAATTGCCAATCACCAGTTCCACACAGGTAAACTTTTCCAGGCAGATGCTCACTCCATTTGAATTCCCAGGCCTGCAGAATTCAGGAATGGTCCAGGAAACCCAGTGGCCTTGTCCTCGAAAGATCTGGGATGGGAGGAAGCAAGGTGGAGCGAATGGTAGAGACCCAGGCTTTCACCTGTGCAAAGCTGTGTTCCTGGGGATCAGCATCCTGGGCTCACCTTTGACTGGCAGGGCAGAAGTCCCTGCTCCCAGGCCAGCCCTCCACCAGGGGGCAGCTCCAGCAGCagccagggcaggggagggcaggcaGCTTCCTCCTCACAAGCTGTGAGTCCGGAagtccttcccctgccctccctccctcaaaTATGCCAGGCCCAGACAGAGTGGCTGGCTGGAGGGTCTGACACACCTCCTCGTCCACCTGGCTTCTGCCCCTCCTCAGTGGTTTTGTCATCAGTGACTATCTTCTCATCAATATTAATTATGACCCTTATTAGCATACTGCCTTTCATTTAGACCACAATTTCACATTTCAAGGCCCAGTTGTGACTCGTATCTGTCTTAAATTGCCTTTAGTAACCCAGTGAGCATCCTTCTATTAACATCTGTTCACAACCTACTGTGTGCCAACCAGTCACCTCCAGTCCTCCCCTCACAAAGCCCTATGCCTATGACATGTAGTTTGACATTCAATCATACTCCGTCAGCTCGGGAGCAACTAGGCCACCCTTGGTTCACCAGTGCTATAGGATCTTCAACCTGCCGTATCTGTCCCCTGCCTACTCCTAATTTTCCTTTAAATCCCAGCAATATGTCCCCTCCTTGTCTGAAGTCTCTCTTGACTCTTCTCTAAGCAGAGCTGACCATTCCTGCCCACTTACCTTCAGAGTACTTAGAATGTGACTCTGCCATCACATGTCCTATGACCAACCATTTGTTTCCTTGTTATCATCGCCCACCAGGCTGTGAGATCCGGAGGACAGGAATCTTGtcatttattggtgcattatgtcAGTCATTTGTTCAGTGGTATTGATGGACCCAACAGCTGTGGTCCCTTCCATTCCAGCTGTCCTACCACAGTCCCTCCACTCCCGCATGCCTTTCCTCCTGTATCACTTGGGTTTGCACCTAAACAGCTGCTATTGAGTATGGCTGTTGACATGCTTTCTCCCAATCAGATCTGTGCTCCCAACTAGACTGTAAGCTCTTTAGAGGTACCCTCTGGAATACACCCCCTAATCTCCTGCTTCTATCCCCCAGGGGGGATGGGGCATGAGTTGTGGTCAGGGAGCCAGACACAGCCAAGATCATGTTAGCCTTGGAGTCTGGTATGGCTTGAATGAATGCAGCCCCACAAGGCCCATGAGTTCTTAGAGGTTTGGTCCCTGGCCTTTAGCGCTACTGGAAAGtagtggaaactttaagaggtggggcctagtgggaggttttaGGTCATTGGAAGGGGGGTGTCCTTGAAGGGGAATATGAGATGcagatcttttcctttttcttttttgcatactAGCTACAAGGTGAACATTTTGTCACATGCTGccaccatgatatgctgcctcaacACAGACCAACTTATCCATGGaccaaaacctccaaaactgtgagccaaaataaaccttttttctttgtaagtttgtttatctcaggtgtttgATATAGTATTGGAGAGCTGACTGAGACAGAGTCTGTGATAAAAGGTATGGCTTTTATCCAGCATGTAACTGAGAATCCCTGAAGCAGCTTAAaagtgtgtggggtggggagaaggtgaCGTGATGCCATTTACATTTTGGAAAGATCACTTTGGCTATTGTGTGGTTAATAAATGTGAGGGAGGGAATGAAAATGAGGAATCCAGTTTGAAAGCTATCCCATAATCCAGACAAAAGGTAATTAATGCGGGCTTGGTTTGCTATAGTAGAAGAGGAGTAGGTGAATTCCAGCCGTGTTTTAAACACAGAATTCCTGAGTCTTGCTGATAGATTTAATATAGAAGCTTTAGGAGGagaggaagatggaaaaaaaatatcaaggttATCTTTTAAGATCTGGCCTGAGCACAACTGGGTGAATGAACATGGGAAGGGAGATATTTGGGGAAGAACAAATTGTAGGAGATGGATGGTGGAATTGTGAGCTCCATTGGGCAAATATTAACTTTGAGATGCCAGTGACATATCTGAATGAAGACATCACGGGCCAGGGGACATGAATCTGGTACTCAAAGGTAAGGTCACAAATGGAGATATGCACAGAGAGTTTTCAGGATAACAGATGATATTTGTAGCCTTGGGAGTGGAGggtggaagggaagagaggaagagggaggggaagcaCTGTTTCCAAGGGACATCATCCTTCAGAagaggggcagaggaggagaagagacaccaggagaaggaagggaaagggaagggagggagggaggggcgtGGCTTACAGAGGAGAGTATTTCAAGAAGGGAGATAGAACCGGTTGTTTGGAAAGCTGCCGAGAGGTACAGGAAAGCAAGGACAAGAAGAGGAAACCACTGGAGATGGCAAAAGAGATGTCATTAGGTGTGTAGCAGGGAGAACACCGTGTGCTCACCAGGTGGGCCACCCAACACACCGCCCTAGCAAGAGCCCATTCAGTTGAATAGTGGAGACAAACTGGAACACGCGTGGCAGATTAAAGAGCAAAATGAGGTGAGGAAATGGGCATCCACACAATCCTCAAGAAGCTTGGATAAGAAAGGGGAGAGAAATGGAGTGGAAGAAGCCTGTTGGGAGATGAAGGAAGTGAGTTAAAGCTAGAAGAACAGAGAGCATGTTCCTGCTGGTGGAGAGCACGCAGCAGAGCACGGCAGGTCAACGACCAAGAGACACCCGGGGCAGCCCGAAGTCCCTAGAATCTGACTCATAGCAACTCAATAAACGTCTCATGACTTTAACAATATTGTAAGAGGCGATGATCACAATGGaacacgcctgtagtcccagcaactccagaggctgaggctcaactccaagtctgaggccagcctgggcaacttagagagaccctgtctcaaaaaattaaaaagagctgaggatgtagctcagtggcaaagtgcccctgggtttaattcaagtacctcaccacacacacacacacacaaaaacgtAATATCTATTGAGCAccaactatgtgccaggtactattcCAAGAGTGTTTTAGATCTATTAATTCTTTTAATGTTCACAGTACTCCGCGATATGTGTCCCTGTCTTCCAGATGAGGAAGATTAATCTGAGTTTTTGCAAAGGTCATCGTTGTATGTTAGTTTTCTGCAAATTTGCTCCAGGCCATCCTGGCACCCCAAGACACACGAGACCCTGCAGACCTGGAGCTCCCAGCCACTAGGGGGCGCTGGTGCCTTCATGTGTGTGTCACTCTATCTCCCCACCAAACGCTTCGCCTCCCAATGGACAGGAACTATCATGAGTATGGAActgttcagcaaatattttaaaattcctgattattttatttgacttgaaaattttatgtatatgatCTGATGTCACAGTTTGTCTAAGAAGTAGAAATCTTATATATacttatgaatatgtaacaatgatcTCTGCCATTACACGGAATAGTGCACCAGTtggaaatatggaaaagaaagaaatagaaatcttTCAAAGAGTACCAACTTCATTGGCTTAGCCGTAGCAAGAACAACCAGgaattgtttaattatttaatttaaaaaaaaataagaatttggttGAGCACCTAACATATGCAGAACATTGTGCTGGGATGGGGTGAGAAGCCTAAAGATTATGTCTTTGCTAAGGAGCTTGCAATCTAGTTGTTGGAGAAACTAGACACACAGAAAGCTTTGAAAGCACCTACGCtttctggttttgattttgattcggattaatttttaaacagggtctccaAATTTAAGTTTCCCAGGCcaacctccaacttgtgatcctcctgactcagcctcccgcaAGTCATTGGGactacagtcatgtgccaccacccaGCTCAGACAGGGAAAGCCACAGCCATGAAGGAAGGCTTTCTTCGGGTAACGAGAGCAGAACCTTAAAGGACACATGAGATTTCAACCTGGCCAgatggtggaggtggggctgtACAGGTGGTGTCTGGGACACAGGGCAGAGAGTTTGTGCAAGGCTGGTGCCGATGGGATGTTGCATGGGCCACTCTTCCCATCAAGCCTTCTCCTGTGTCCCCAACCCCTGAAAATAGTGCTCCATCAAGCTGCTGCGTTTTTGAGCTGTTGGAACTGTGCCAAGCCTTGCCCTGCGCGTCTCTTTGTCGATCCAGCCTCCTGGCCCCTCAGACTTCCTACAGCTTATTGAATGATcaccctgaaagaaaggagaAGTCAGATTTTCTTCTCTGTGCTGAGCAATGAGCTAGGTGTTTTTCGAGTGTGGATACCACAGCCTCTCCAGTCCTTTCAGGCAGGAACTAGTGCCCCACAATCAACAGCCAGGGAGTGGACCAGGCTCAGCACTCAGGCCCCAGTGGTTCTGCAAGGCTGGGCCACCGTGACCCAACCAGCCATTTCCATTTCCAGCTCCTGAGATGCTCGCCGTGAAGGAGTTGGGGAGAGAATGCTCTGATCTGAGCTCCTGAAGATGTGCAGGCAGCCCTGCTCCCTGGCCAATGAGGAGGCGCCCTCCGGGCCCATTAGTCAGAAGCAGTGCTAACACGTTTGAGTCAAGAGGGTCAGCCAGCCCCAGAAAGCGCTCACCCGGCCCTCTTAGAGGCTGTGGTGGTTAATTACCTCTCCTCTGAGGAAGTGACTCTGCTGGGGCTTCATAAAGAGTGAGTCTGTCGCTGTCCCTGGGTCTGCTTTCTCCAGGGCCCAAGTTCCCCCATGACACTCCCAACTGCAAATACAGCTGTCTCAGAATCCCTCAGTGACAGCCATTGAAGCTGGTCCCCCCACATGGTGCCAGTCTCATTCCTACACTCTGCCAGCCAGAGGAGCAACCCTTCAAGCTGCACTGCCCACCCCAGCTTCTCCCAGCCCCCGAGCAGGCAGGGAGTTGTGGTTTAATGACTCCCCCAGGTAGCAAGCTCTCAGTGAGCTC is a window encoding:
- the C1ql2 gene encoding complement C1q-like protein 2 isoform X2, with product MALGLLIAVPLLLQAAPPGAAHYEMMGTCRMICDPYTAAPGGGPAGAKAPPPGPSTAALEVMQDLSANPPPPFIQGPKGDPGRPGKPGPRGPPGEPGPPGPRGPPGEKGDSGRPGLPGLQLTTGAAGGGEVTSALSAAFSGPKIAFYVGLKSPHEGYEVLKFDDVVTNLGNHYDPTTGKFSCQVRGIYFFTYHILMRGGDGTSMWADLCKNGQVRASAIAQDADQNYDYASNSVVLHLDSGDEVYVKLDGGKAHGGNNNKYSTFSGFLLYPD
- the C1ql2 gene encoding complement C1q-like protein 2 isoform X1; its protein translation is MALGLLIAVPLLLQAAPPGAAHYEMMGTCRMICDPYTAAPGGGPAGAKAPPPGPSTAALEVMQDLSANPPPPFIQGPKGDPGRPGKPGPRGPPGEPGPPGPRGPPGEKGDSGRPGLPGLQLTTGAAGGVGVVGGGAGGGGDSEGEVTSALSAAFSGPKIAFYVGLKSPHEGYEVLKFDDVVTNLGNHYDPTTGKFSCQVRGIYFFTYHILMRGGDGTSMWADLCKNGQVRASAIAQDADQNYDYASNSVVLHLDSGDEVYVKLDGGKAHGGNNNKYSTFSGFLLYPD